The Anopheles coluzzii chromosome 2, AcolN3, whole genome shotgun sequence genome window below encodes:
- the LOC120951483 gene encoding intraflagellar transport protein 88 homolog, which produces MSSNFDDDIYGGFSGVTNKLFNYDAKEDQAFQNAVRTSSYGKKATTPKFFWNGDKLGSAEPTTAMARPSTAIRPVGYSSHNSKLFDPLNQAAKKIVVMENRKEETPEQRYKNLETKIYALLEESIVASTGGKPDMATSLAKAKEASSLDRTLLRMRDQDGGTYTHNFDLTFFVLFNLANVYAKNEMYIEALNTYTLMTKNKMFPNVNRLKINMGNIYFQLGLYTKAIKMYRMALDQVPGNQKELRLKITHNIGILFIRMGQYSDAATSFEFIMSEKGDLKTGLHLILCYYALGDVEKIKHAFQLLLDVQIDYNEEEKAFQANSNPAYEYINEMIKSDELHSYERKLRHLAEKNILISANLISTIIDDYFNDGYSWCVETIKNSYFSSLATDLELKKAVIYLKQDDFQQAIDTLKYFEKKESNIAINAAINLSFIYILKKDVAAAENYAEAAKKIDSYCPAAFINSGVCCYMRADYETAKLMFTSALDIDSTSFEALYNMGLIFKQLGDHNSALIYFRKLISSLGHEQHPEVLYQIASLYDALGDVGTALEYYLQLLSLVQQDHRIIQKIGELYEADGERQQAYHYHHESYRIYPIEATVVNWLCSHYIELQVVEKAIGFYEKAVLRNPLDPYYLLRIAGCYRRIGNQQRSMALFSMIHEIYPDNTDCLRALMHLAQSQGNGELYERYSGELQKLEKQKEVRQRIGTARPTNSGSSRMSSGDYSVRSAGHEGYQPPGTGTGSAHSSAGLPSKSADVSPEYSNNFTPHAGYSYADPLGPPQERPRTGVRKNLTFDDESDDEINTIDLLPA; this is translated from the exons ATGAGTTCCAATTTTGATGACGACATTTACGGCGGCTTTAGTGGAGTTACCAATAAACTGTTCAACTACGACGCGAAAGAAGATCAAGCGTTCCAGAATGCGGTCCGCACGTCCAGCTACGGCAAGAAGGCTACCACGCCCAAGTTCTTCTGGAACGGGGACAAGCTCGGTTCGGCCGAACCGACCACCGCAATGGCACGGCCCTCCACCGCGATCCGGCCGGTCGGCTACTCGTCCCACAACTCCAAACTGTTCGACCCGCTCAACCAGGCGGCGAAGAAGATCGTGGTGATGGAAAACCGCAAGGAGGAAACGCCCGAACAGCGGTACAAGAATCTGGAGACCAAGATCTACGCCCTGCTGGAGGAATCGATCGTGGCCAGTACGGGCGGCAAGCCGGACATGGCGACCAGCCTGGCGAAGGCGAAGGAGGCGTCCTCGCTCGACCGGACGCTGCTGCGGATGCGGGACCAGGACGGTGGCACCTACACGCACAACTTCGATCTGACGTTTTTCGTGCTGTTCAATCTGGCCAACGTGTACGCGAAGAACGAGATGTACATCGAGGCGCTGAACACGTACACGCTGATGACGAAGAACAAGATGTTCCCGAACGTTAACCGGCTGAAGATCAACATGGGCAACATTTACTTCCAGCTCGGGCTGTACACGAAGGCGATCAAGATGTACCGGATGGCGCTGGACCAGGTGCCGGGCAATCAGAAGGAGCTGCGGCTGAAGATAACGCACAATATTGGGATACTGTTTATCCGGATGGGCCAGTACTCGGATGCGGCGACCAGCTTCGAGTTTATCATGTCGGAGAAGGGCGATCTGAAGACGGGGCTGCATCTGATCCTGTGCTACTACGCGCTGGGCGATGTGGAGAAGATCAAGCACGCgtttcagctgctgctggacgtcCAGATCGATTACAACGAGGAGGAGAAAGCGTTCCAGGCGAAT TCAAATCCTGCGTACGAGTACATCAACGAGATGATCAAGTCGGACGAGCTGCATAGCTACGAGCGCAAGCTGCGTCATCTGGCGGAGAAGAACATCCTGATCTCGGCGAACCTAATTTCTACGATCATTGACGATTACTTCAACGATGGGTACAGTTGGTGCGTGGAAACGATCAAGAACTCGTACTTTTCATCGTTGGCAACCGATCTGGAGCTGAAGAAGGCAGTAATATACCTAAAACAGGACGACTTTCAGCAAGCGATCGATACGCTGAAGTACTTTGAAAAGAAGGAATCCAACATTGCGATCAATGCGGCCATTAATTTGAGCTTCATTTACATACTG AAAAAAGACGTAGCCGCGGCGGAAAACTATGCAGAGGCGGCGAAAAAGATCGACAGCTACTGCCCGGCCGCGTTCATCAACAGCGGCGTCTGCTGCTACATGAGGGCGGACTACGAAACGGCCAAGCTGATGTTTACCAGCGCGCTCGACATCGATTCCACCTCGTTCGAGGCACTGTACAACATGGGGCTGATCTTCAAGCAGCTGGGCGACCACAACAGTGCGCTGATCTACTTCCGCAAGCTCATCTCGAGCCTGGGGCACGAGCAGCACCCGGAGGTGCTGTACCAGATCGCCAGCCTGTACGACGCGCTCGGCGATGTCGGTACGGCTCTGGAGTACTACCTGCAGCTGCTCAGCCTGGTGCAGCAGGACCACCGGATCATCCAGAAGATTGGCGAGCTGTACGAGGCGGACGGGGAGCGGCAGCAGGCGTACCACTATCACCACGAATCGTACCGCATCTATCCGATCGAGGCGACCGTCGTCAACTGGCTCTGCTCGCACTACATCGAGCTGCAGGTGGTCGAGAAGGCGATCGGGTTTTACGAGAAGGCCGTGCTGCGCAACCCACTCGATCCGTACTATCTGCTACGCATTGCTGGGTGCTATCGGCGCATTGGCAATCAGCAACGGTCGATGGCACTGTTCAGCATGATACACGAGATTTATCCGGACAATACGGACTGCTTGCGGGCGCTGATGCATCTGGCCCAGTCGCAGGGTAATGGGGAGCTGTACGAGCGGTACAGCGgggagctgcagaagctggAGAAGCAGAAGGAGGTTCGACAGAGGATTGGTACCGCGCGGCCGACCAACTCGGGCA GTTCCCGTATGTCTAGCGGCGATTACAGCGTGCGTTCGGCCGGCCATGAAGGCTATCAACCGCCCGGCACCGGTACGGGTTCGGCCCACTCGTCCGCCGGCCTACCGTCCAAGAGTGCGGACGTTTCGCCCGAGTACAGCAACAACTTTACGCCACACGCCGGCTACAGCTATGCGGATCCGCTCGGCCCACCGCAGGAGCGTCCACGTACCGGCGTGCGCAAGAATCTCACCTTCGACGATGAGTCGGACGATGAAATTAATACGATCGATCTGCTGCCCGCTTAA
- the LOC120951252 gene encoding adult-specific cuticular protein ACP-20, with amino-acid sequence MAFLFKTVACLALLSVAACEYGGEEEHHGHHHSVGYSYAKFSGPVSGPAHEIHVEDKHGHGHQIDYVAKPDYVFEYGVEDPKSKVSQSRKEHRHEDELHGEYSLHQPDGKLRTVKYSSNKHSGFQAEVLIDGKPLHEEELAKLAHEAASQSAHQHQHQHQFHHQHQDEHKAYGGAEQQTYGGESSYGAEGAEEGAQEEYYH; translated from the exons ATGGCTTTTCTATTCAAG aCCGTTGCCTGCCTGGCGCTGCTGTCAGTCGCTGCCTGCGAGTATGGCGGCGAGGAGGAGCATCACGGACACCACCACAGCGTCGGCTACTCGTACGCCAAGTTCAGCGGACCGGTCAGTGGGCCGGCGCACGAGATCCACGTCGAGGACAAGCACGGGCACGGACACCAGATTGACTACGTTGCGAAGCCGGACTACGTGTTCGAGTACGGCGTGGAGGACCCGAAGAGCAAGGTCTCGCAGAGCCGCAAGGAGCACCGGCACGAGGACGAGCTGCACGGCGAGTACAGCCTGCACCAGCCGGACGGCAAACTGCGCACGGTCAAGTACAGCTCGAACAAGCACAGCGGATTCCAGGCTGAAGTGTTGATCGATGGAAAGCCACTGCACGAGGAGGAGCTGGCCAAGCTGGCCCACGAGGCGGCGTCGCAGAGcgcccaccagcaccagcaccagcaccagttcCACCATCAGCACCAGGACGAGCACAAGGCGTACGGTGGCGCGGAACAGCAGACCTACGGCGGTGAATCGTCCTACGGTGCGGAGGGTGCTGAGGAGGGAGCGCAGGAAGAGTACTACCACTAG
- the LOC120951484 gene encoding uncharacterized protein LOC120951484, giving the protein MSTVKRITRNASRAASKSRAQTEAALRNSSRSSAKDKLRNITNTIGMSTGEEVAGAGGDPPAKKKRKSDPINSLPCSASPKAPPFAMAAAGAAPSQSELVPFEKLLLVLGRNYFDVCQRLALDYVPRCVHSITDCAQRHANKRSPRAKCVGSLRQLSTHDQLLEHRPNQFVEFVNQAILRQEFIDAELFVAGLQLMLTFNRPSEELRVDYGVAEIVDGTGEALETCLEHFPPCRWDLRPTYQRIVMGRLDAACFGRCDQREGLFRNVLHLIERDIETQQEGGAGNRRVAAGSKKGTTRRRTSEEEDDDAMMYNYNTWMLTNRMCYDFDRLARPERFQRLFAVLRVLVKLLEMDLAMWMLRNPTRTQQNLCNPTRNPLVAQLVWNGDYGSVNLFVKKLFQMFINMNALQYPQEDIAVVSRLLNLLTVAVNLSEFQHSDGQIEYPCAKDNSQHYARQLWKTLETSGYFSITLALRTIRNLRSPFLRLRLSEHLLQKLNRGARLSTVRCFFKQLHERCWLECSDQEPAEEGDVQQTETNHYPVLNAHRTRPKVTEMHQKQYVEVLLTGLRAYCDMHQLPAYFREIMTRPVQGGGCSVSPSDESAPVDGARIVVPKAVDDERMIFRGIAISADLVLEYRDDVKYLLLIEQQLKTLQSAEERALFGDWFAFLSEVDPTMGAA; this is encoded by the exons ATGTCCACTGTAAAACGTATCACGCGCAACGCTTCTCGGGCCGCAAGCAAATCACGCGCACAAACTGAAGCCGCGCTCCGAAACAGTTCGCGAAGTAGCGCGAAAGACAAACTGCGAAACATTACCAACACGATCGGAATGTCAACCGGCGAGGAAGTGGCGGGTGCGGGTGGTGATCCACCAGCGAAAAAGAAGCGAAAATCCGACCCCATCAACAGTCTTCCCTGCAGCGCATCACCAAAAGCGCCACCGTTCgcgatggctgctgctggtgccgccCCATCCCAGTCCGAGCTGGTGCCGTTCGAAAagctgctgctcgtgctggGCAGGAACTACTTCGACGTTTGCCAGCGGCTAGCGCTGGACTATGTGCCGCGCTGCGTCCACAGCATCACCGACTGTGCCCAGCGTCACGCGAACAAGCGCAGCCCGCGGGCAAAGTGCGTCGGCTCGTTGCGGCAGTTGAGCACGCACGACCAGCTGCTCGAGCATCGGCCGAATCAGTTCGTCGAGTTCGTAAACCAAGCGATCCTGCGGCAGGAGTTCATCGATGCGGAGCTGTTCGTGGCGGGGCTGCAGCTGATGCTTACGTTCAACCGTCCCTCGGAGGAGCTGCGTGTTGATTACGGTGTTGCGGAGATAGTGGACGGGACGGGCGAGGCGCTGGAAACGTGCCTGGAACACTTCCCGCCGTGTCGGTGGGATTTGCGGCCGACCTATCAGCGGATCGTGATGGGCCGGCTCGATGCAGCGTGCTTTGGGCGGTGCGATCAGCGCGAGGGCCTGTTCCGGAACGTGCTGCATCTGATCGAGCGTGACATTGAGACGCAGCAGGAAGGAGGGGCAGGCAATCGGCGTGTTGCAGCCGGTTCGAAAAAGGGCACGACCCGTCGTCGAACGTCCGAagaggaggatgatgatgcgaTGATGTACAACTACAACACGTGGATGCTGACCAACCGGATGTGTTACGATTTCGATCGGCTGGCGCGCCCGGAACGCTTCCAGCGGTTGTTTGCGGTACTGCGCGTGTTGGTCAAGCTGCTCGAGATGGACCTTGCCATGTGGATGCTGCG CAATCCGACCAGAACGCAACAAAATCTATGCAATCCCACGCGCAATCCGCTGGTAGCGCAGCTCGTCTGGAACGGAGACTACGGCAGCGTGAATCTGTTCGTCAAAAAGCTTTTCCAAATGTTCATCAACATGAATGCGCTTCAGTACCCGCAAGAGGACATCGCTGTCGTATCG CGCCTGCTGAACCTTCTCACGGTGGCGGTGAACCTGAGCGAGTTTCAGCACAGCGACGGCCAGATCGAGTACCCGTGTGCCAAAGACAACAGCCAGCACTACGCCCGCCAGTTGTGGAAAACGCTCGAAACGTCCGGCTACTTCAGTATTACGCTCGCGCTCCGGACAATCCGTAACCTGCGTTCGCCTTTCCTGCGGTTGCGGCTGTCCGAGCACCTGCTGCAGAAGCTGAACCGTGGCGCACGCCTGTCCACTGTGCGCTGCTTCTTTAAGCAGCTGCACGAGCGCTGCTGGCTAGAGTGTAGCGACCAAGAGCCGGCGGAAGAGGGCGACGTCCAGCAAACCGAAACCAACCACTATCCGGTGCTAAATGCGCACCGAACGCGCCCGAAAGTTACCGAAATGCATCAGAAGCAGTACGTTGAGGTGCTGCTGACTGGGCTTCGGGCGTACTGTGATATGCACCAGCTGCCGGCCTACTTCAGGGAAATTATGACCCGTCCCGTGCAGGGCGGTGGCTGCAGTGTCTCCCCTTCGGACGAGAGTGCGCCCGTCGACGGGGCACGCATTGTCGTGCCGAAAGCCGTGGACGACGAGCGGATGATTTTCCGTGGCATTGCCATCAGCGCCGACCTGGTGCTGGAGTACCGTGATGACGTCAAGTACCTGCTTTTGATCGAGCAACAGCTAAAAACGCTCCAGTCGGCTGAGGAACGGGCACTGTTTGGGGATTGGTTTGCATTCCTGTCGGAAGTGGATCCCACGATGGGGGCAGCTTAA